In one window of Micromonospora cathayae DNA:
- a CDS encoding adenine phosphoribosyltransferase, with translation MTETHTTGVRGDSGPAVAELVAGRVLDVPDFPKPGIVFKDLMPLFADGDVFREVIDGIVAHHGRENFDVVAGIEARGFVVAAAIAYATGVGVVPVRKAGKLPRATHTASYALEYGEATLEVHQDAFTAGHRVLVVDDVLATGGTAEATLDLVERAGGTVAGFTVLLELGFLGGRAKLAPRPVHALLTV, from the coding sequence GTGACCGAGACCCACACCACCGGGGTACGCGGAGACAGCGGTCCGGCCGTCGCCGAACTGGTGGCCGGTCGGGTGCTCGACGTGCCGGACTTCCCGAAACCGGGCATCGTGTTCAAGGACCTGATGCCGCTGTTTGCCGACGGCGACGTGTTCCGCGAGGTGATCGACGGCATCGTGGCCCACCACGGGCGGGAGAACTTCGACGTGGTGGCCGGGATCGAGGCGCGCGGGTTCGTGGTGGCCGCCGCCATCGCGTACGCCACCGGGGTCGGGGTGGTGCCGGTCCGCAAGGCGGGGAAGCTGCCCCGGGCCACCCACACCGCCTCCTACGCCCTGGAGTACGGCGAGGCCACCCTGGAGGTGCACCAGGACGCGTTCACCGCCGGGCACCGGGTCCTGGTGGTCGACGACGTGCTGGCCACCGGCGGGACCGCCGAGGCCACCCTCGACCTGGTCGAGCGGGCCGGCGGCACGGTGGCCGGGTTCACCGTCCTGCTGGAGCTGGGTTTCCTCGGTGGCCGGGCGAAGCTCGCCCCGCGTCCCGTCCATGCCCTGCTGACCGTTTGA
- a CDS encoding acyl-ACP desaturase, with the protein MTASTVLSQTALLLELESVVEKNLNRHLGVAKEWFPHEYVPWSEGRTFDGPLGGEAWSPQDSTIPEVARTALIVNLLTEDNLPSYHHQIATLFGPDGAWGTWVGRWTAEEGRHGTAIRDYLTVTRAVDPVALERARMVHMTAGYSNNHDDEVLHTLAYVSFQELATRISHRNTGKLTGDPRCEALLAKVAADENLHMVFYRNLLAAAFELAPGQAMRAVADVLTDFQMPGVGIDGFARKSVAIALAGIYDLRQHRDDVVVPVLRQWDVFNVSGLDADGEKARELIATHLDDLERAASRFEEKRDARAARLAAR; encoded by the coding sequence GTGACCGCCAGCACCGTACTCAGCCAGACCGCGCTGCTCCTCGAACTCGAGTCCGTCGTCGAGAAGAACCTGAACCGCCACCTCGGCGTGGCGAAGGAGTGGTTCCCGCACGAGTACGTGCCGTGGAGCGAGGGACGCACCTTCGACGGCCCGCTCGGTGGCGAGGCGTGGTCGCCGCAGGACTCGACGATTCCCGAGGTGGCCCGGACGGCGCTGATCGTCAACCTGCTCACCGAGGACAACCTCCCCTCGTACCACCACCAGATCGCGACCCTGTTCGGGCCGGACGGGGCCTGGGGGACCTGGGTGGGGCGGTGGACGGCGGAGGAGGGCCGGCACGGCACCGCGATCCGCGACTACCTCACGGTGACCCGGGCGGTGGACCCGGTGGCCCTGGAGCGGGCCCGGATGGTGCACATGACGGCCGGCTACTCCAACAACCACGACGACGAGGTGCTGCACACCCTGGCGTACGTGTCGTTCCAGGAGTTGGCCACCCGGATCTCGCACCGCAACACCGGCAAGCTCACCGGCGACCCGAGATGCGAGGCGCTGCTGGCCAAGGTGGCGGCGGACGAGAACCTGCACATGGTCTTCTACCGCAACCTGCTGGCCGCCGCGTTCGAGCTGGCCCCCGGTCAGGCGATGCGCGCGGTGGCCGACGTGCTGACCGACTTCCAGATGCCCGGCGTCGGCATCGACGGTTTCGCCCGCAAGTCGGTGGCGATCGCCCTGGCCGGCATCTACGACCTGCGTCAGCACCGCGACGACGTGGTGGTCCCGGTGCTGCGGCAGTGGGACGTGTTCAACGTCTCCGGGCTGGACGCCGACGGTGAGAAGGCCCGGGAGCTGATCGCCACCCACCTCGACGACCTGGAGCGGGCGGCGTCCCGGTTCGAGGAGAAGCGCGACGCCCGCGCGGCCCGACTCGCCGCCCGCTGA
- the hisS gene encoding histidine--tRNA ligase, with the protein MSKPTPISGFPEWTPSQRMIEQYVLDRLRDTFELYGFAPLETRAVEPLDQLLRKGETSKEVYVIRRLHEEEGAAPAADDTLGLHFDLTVPFARYVLENAGKLQFPFRRYQIQKVWRGERPQEGRYREFLQADIDIVDRDTLAAHHEAEMPLVIGDALRGLPIPPVTIQVNNRKVCEGFYLGLGLTDPEAALRAVDKLDKIGPDRVAALLGETAGATETQARACLDLAAISAPDASFAARVRALGVSHPLLDEGIEELTRVVETAAAHAPGLCVADLRIARGLDYYTGTVYETQLQGFERFGSICSGGRYDNLASSGANRFPGVGISIGVSRLLGLLFGADRLTVSRSVPTCVLVAVPTEERRAETDRIAQALRGRGVPCEVSPTAAKFGKQIRYAERRGIPYVWFPGVDGAPDEVKDIRTGEQVSAAAGEWTPPRADLKPLVG; encoded by the coding sequence ATGAGCAAGCCCACGCCCATCTCCGGGTTCCCGGAGTGGACGCCGTCCCAGCGCATGATCGAGCAGTACGTGCTGGACCGGCTCCGCGACACCTTCGAGCTGTACGGCTTCGCCCCGCTGGAGACCCGCGCGGTGGAGCCGCTGGACCAGCTGCTGCGCAAGGGGGAGACCTCCAAGGAGGTCTACGTGATCCGCCGGCTGCACGAGGAGGAGGGCGCCGCCCCGGCCGCCGACGACACCCTCGGCCTGCACTTCGACCTGACCGTGCCGTTCGCCCGGTACGTGCTGGAGAACGCCGGGAAGCTCCAGTTCCCGTTCCGCCGCTACCAGATCCAGAAGGTGTGGCGGGGCGAGCGCCCGCAGGAGGGCCGCTACCGGGAGTTCCTCCAGGCCGACATCGACATCGTGGACCGGGACACCCTGGCCGCGCACCACGAGGCGGAGATGCCGCTGGTGATCGGGGACGCCCTGCGCGGCCTGCCGATCCCGCCGGTGACCATCCAGGTCAACAACCGCAAGGTCTGCGAGGGCTTCTACCTCGGCCTGGGGCTGACCGACCCGGAGGCGGCGCTGCGCGCGGTGGACAAGCTCGACAAGATCGGCCCGGACCGGGTGGCCGCGCTGCTCGGCGAGACCGCCGGGGCGACCGAGACCCAGGCGCGGGCCTGCCTGGACCTGGCGGCGATCTCCGCGCCGGACGCCTCGTTCGCCGCCCGGGTCCGGGCGCTCGGGGTGTCCCACCCGCTGCTGGACGAGGGGATCGAGGAGCTGACCCGGGTGGTGGAGACCGCGGCGGCGCACGCCCCCGGGCTCTGCGTGGCCGACCTGCGGATCGCCCGGGGGCTGGACTACTACACCGGCACGGTCTACGAGACCCAGTTGCAGGGCTTCGAGCGGTTCGGCTCGATCTGCTCCGGCGGCCGGTACGACAACCTGGCCAGCTCGGGGGCGAACCGGTTCCCGGGGGTGGGCATCTCGATCGGGGTGAGCCGGCTGCTGGGCCTGCTGTTCGGGGCCGACCGGCTCACCGTGTCGCGCAGCGTGCCGACCTGCGTGCTGGTGGCGGTCCCGACCGAGGAGCGGCGGGCGGAGACGGACCGGATCGCCCAGGCGTTGCGCGGGCGGGGCGTCCCGTGCGAGGTGTCGCCGACGGCCGCGAAGTTCGGCAAGCAGATCCGGTACGCCGAGCGGCGCGGCATCCCGTACGTCTGGTTCCCCGGGGTCGACGGGGCTCCGGACGAGGTGAAGGACATCCGGACGGGTGAGCAGGTCAGCGCCGCCGCGGGGGAGTGGACGCCACCCCGGGCGGACCTGAAACCGCTGGTGGGCTGA
- a CDS encoding MBL fold metallo-hydrolase: MFVAGFPADAFGTNCYVVATAPGEQCVVVDPGIGVVDRLDALLAEHRLHPAAVLLTHGHLDHTFSVAPVCGARGITAYVHPADLELLADPGKALSMDLSQLFGGRLPYSEPEDVAELTDGATLALAGLEITVDHAPGHTGGSVLFRLPGAGSPFEAEQICLSGDVLFAGSIGRTDLWGGSMPAMVTSLREKILPLADDTVVLPGHGPATTIGRERASNPYLIEVAGDGGARPAPTRGW; encoded by the coding sequence GTGTTCGTGGCCGGCTTTCCCGCGGACGCCTTCGGCACCAACTGCTACGTGGTCGCCACCGCGCCGGGGGAGCAGTGCGTGGTCGTCGACCCGGGCATCGGGGTGGTCGACCGGCTCGACGCCCTGCTGGCCGAGCACCGTCTGCATCCGGCCGCCGTGCTGCTCACCCACGGCCATCTCGACCACACCTTCTCGGTCGCCCCGGTCTGCGGCGCGCGGGGCATCACCGCGTACGTCCACCCGGCCGACCTGGAGCTGCTCGCCGACCCCGGCAAGGCCCTCTCCATGGACCTCAGCCAGCTCTTCGGGGGTCGCCTGCCGTACAGCGAGCCGGAGGACGTCGCCGAGCTGACCGACGGCGCGACCCTGGCCCTGGCCGGGCTGGAGATCACCGTCGACCACGCCCCGGGCCATACCGGCGGGTCGGTGCTGTTCCGGTTGCCCGGCGCCGGCTCGCCCTTCGAGGCGGAGCAGATCTGCCTCTCCGGTGACGTGCTGTTCGCCGGCTCGATCGGCCGTACCGACCTGTGGGGCGGCAGCATGCCCGCGATGGTGACCAGCCTCCGGGAGAAGATCCTCCCGCTGGCCGACGACACCGTCGTGCTGCCCGGCCACGGCCCCGCGACCACCATCGGTCGGGAGCGCGCGAGCAACCCGTACCTCATCGAGGTCGCCGGTGACGGCGGCGCGCGCCCGGCACCCACCCGCGGCTGGTAG
- a CDS encoding RelA/SpoT family protein, translating to MEGTVYPTGDADSSTTIDRTGAGAVGVPGDGVGPAGPDGAVRPTTGAPVTGAALAPLVDPAPADESDAASGGGFPTGRRVRARLARFNAPWQTSQVSEVLEPLISCHRENHPKADARLLQRAFDMAARWHSGQYRKSGDPYITHPLAVATILGNLGMDTTTLVAALLHDTIEDTEYTLDQMKTDFGGEVALLVDGVTKLDKVKLGDAAKAETIRKMVVAMAKDPRVLVIKLADRLHNMRTLSFLPAPKREQKAKETLEILAPLAHRLGMNTIKWELEDLAFGTLFPKRYEEIQRLIGEHQPQREALLRQVTQKVQTDLKAAKIKAETTGRPKHLYSIYQKMIVRGRDFNDIYDLVGVRILVDTVRDCYAALGVIHANWQPVPGRFKDYIAMPKFNMYQSLHTTVIGPTGKPVEMQIRTYAMHRTAEFGIAAHWKYKEHKGTQIVGPPAHIDEMTWLRQLLDWQREAADPSEFLDALRFDLSSQEVYVFTPKGDVIPLPTGSTPVDFAYAVHTEVGHKCIGARVNGKLVPLESTLSNGDVIEIFTSKSDTAGPTQDWLGFVKSPRARTKIRQYFNKERREEAIEAGKDAIVKAMRKQGMPLQRMLTPDALMTIARDLHLADVASLYAAVGDSQVSAQSVVQKLMATYGGEEGAVEDIAETAVATRPPRSRAASHDPGVVVRGVSDVWIKLARCCTPVPPDTVFGFVTRSGGVSVHRDDCANAEDLKAQQERVVEVSWKLTSASTFLVAIQVEALDRHKLLADVTRVLSEERVNILSATVTTTRDRVAVSRFSFEMADPKHLGHLLAAVRKVDGVFDAYRVTSGA from the coding sequence GTGGAGGGCACGGTGTACCCGACAGGCGACGCGGACAGCTCGACGACCATCGACCGTACCGGTGCCGGGGCAGTGGGTGTGCCGGGTGACGGCGTCGGCCCGGCCGGCCCCGACGGGGCGGTCCGACCGACGACCGGTGCCCCGGTGACCGGTGCCGCTCTGGCCCCCCTGGTGGATCCAGCTCCGGCCGACGAGTCCGACGCGGCCTCGGGCGGCGGGTTCCCCACCGGTCGACGGGTCCGGGCCCGCCTGGCCCGGTTCAACGCGCCCTGGCAGACCTCGCAGGTCAGCGAGGTGCTGGAGCCGCTGATCTCGTGCCACCGGGAGAACCACCCGAAGGCCGACGCCCGGCTGCTCCAGCGCGCCTTCGACATGGCCGCCCGCTGGCACTCCGGGCAGTACCGCAAGTCCGGTGACCCCTACATCACCCACCCGCTGGCGGTCGCCACCATCCTGGGCAACCTGGGCATGGACACCACCACGCTGGTGGCGGCGCTGCTGCACGACACCATCGAGGACACCGAGTACACCCTGGACCAGATGAAGACCGACTTCGGCGGCGAGGTGGCGCTGCTGGTCGACGGGGTGACCAAGCTCGACAAGGTCAAGCTCGGCGACGCCGCCAAGGCGGAGACCATCCGCAAGATGGTGGTGGCGATGGCGAAGGACCCGCGGGTGCTGGTCATCAAGCTCGCCGACCGGCTGCACAACATGCGTACGCTCTCCTTCCTGCCCGCGCCGAAGCGGGAGCAGAAGGCGAAGGAGACGCTGGAGATCCTCGCCCCGCTGGCGCACCGCCTCGGTATGAACACCATCAAGTGGGAGCTGGAGGACCTCGCCTTCGGCACCCTGTTCCCGAAGCGGTACGAGGAGATCCAGCGGCTGATCGGCGAGCACCAGCCGCAGCGGGAGGCGCTGCTGCGCCAGGTCACCCAGAAGGTGCAGACCGACCTGAAGGCCGCCAAGATCAAGGCGGAGACCACCGGCCGGCCGAAGCACCTGTACTCGATCTACCAGAAGATGATCGTGCGGGGCCGCGACTTCAACGACATCTACGACCTGGTCGGGGTACGGATCCTGGTCGACACGGTGCGGGACTGCTACGCCGCGCTGGGCGTGATCCACGCGAACTGGCAGCCGGTGCCGGGCCGGTTCAAGGACTACATCGCGATGCCCAAGTTCAACATGTACCAGTCGTTGCACACGACGGTCATCGGGCCCACCGGCAAGCCGGTCGAGATGCAGATCCGCACGTACGCGATGCACCGCACCGCCGAGTTCGGCATCGCCGCGCACTGGAAGTACAAGGAGCACAAGGGCACCCAGATCGTCGGCCCGCCCGCGCACATCGACGAGATGACCTGGCTGCGCCAACTGCTGGACTGGCAGCGGGAGGCCGCCGACCCGAGCGAGTTCCTCGACGCGCTGCGCTTCGACCTGTCCAGCCAGGAGGTGTACGTCTTCACCCCGAAGGGTGACGTCATCCCGCTGCCGACCGGGTCGACGCCGGTGGACTTCGCGTACGCGGTACACACCGAGGTCGGGCACAAGTGCATCGGGGCGCGGGTCAACGGCAAGCTGGTGCCCCTCGAATCGACGCTGTCCAACGGCGACGTGATCGAGATCTTCACCTCGAAGTCCGACACCGCCGGCCCCACCCAGGACTGGCTGGGCTTCGTCAAGAGCCCCCGGGCCCGTACCAAGATCCGCCAGTACTTCAACAAGGAACGGCGTGAGGAGGCGATCGAGGCCGGCAAGGACGCGATCGTCAAGGCGATGCGCAAGCAGGGCATGCCGTTGCAGCGGATGCTCACCCCGGACGCGCTGATGACCATCGCCCGGGACCTGCACCTGGCCGACGTCGCCTCGCTCTACGCCGCCGTCGGCGACAGCCAGGTCTCCGCGCAGTCCGTGGTGCAGAAGCTGATGGCCACGTACGGCGGCGAGGAGGGCGCGGTCGAGGACATCGCCGAGACCGCCGTGGCGACCCGTCCGCCGCGCAGCCGGGCCGCCAGCCACGACCCGGGCGTGGTGGTCCGGGGGGTCAGCGACGTCTGGATCAAGCTGGCCCGGTGCTGCACGCCGGTGCCGCCGGACACCGTCTTCGGGTTCGTCACCCGCTCCGGCGGGGTGAGCGTGCACCGGGACGACTGCGCCAACGCCGAGGACCTCAAGGCGCAGCAGGAGCGGGTGGTCGAGGTGAGCTGGAAGCTCACCAGCGCGTCGACGTTCCTGGTGGCGATCCAGGTGGAGGCCCTCGACCGGCACAAGCTGCTGGCCGACGTGACCCGGGTGCTCTCCGAGGAGCGGGTGAACATCCTCTCCGCCACGGTCACCACCACCCGGGACCGGGTGGCGGTGAGCCGGTTCAGCTTCGAGATGGCCGACCCGAAGCACCTGGGCCACCTGCTGGCCGCGGTCCGCAAGGTCGACGGTGTCTTCGACGCGTACCGGGTCACCTCGGGCGCCTGA
- a CDS encoding peptidylprolyl isomerase produces MASSRDRQRKLAREKLDRQMARRAARVKRRRQIQAGVGAAVVLVLIVVGSVWALGGFDRDPEDNQAAPDVCAWTPQNTEGNANLKDVGTPETKGLPTSGTRPMTVTTNQGGPITVELDLAAAPCAAASIAHLASRSFYDNTTCHEITTEGALRCGDPSGTDLGGPTYTFYDENVPAAPSPSPAAGQPPAYPKGTVAMIANPPGANGSQFLIFFKDANPAQPAYSVIGKVTGGLDVVEKVGKLETVDNGSGAKVKPKTDVVIQSLTVGEPATAPEPAPAPSSPAAGAPSASPSAG; encoded by the coding sequence GTGGCTTCCAGCAGGGACCGGCAGCGCAAGCTGGCACGGGAGAAGCTCGACCGGCAGATGGCCCGCCGGGCGGCCCGGGTGAAGCGTCGCCGGCAGATCCAGGCCGGCGTCGGTGCCGCGGTGGTGCTCGTCCTGATCGTGGTCGGCTCGGTGTGGGCCCTCGGCGGCTTCGACCGCGACCCGGAGGACAACCAGGCCGCACCGGACGTCTGCGCGTGGACCCCGCAGAACACCGAGGGCAACGCCAACCTCAAGGACGTCGGTACCCCGGAGACCAAGGGGCTGCCCACCTCCGGCACCCGGCCGATGACGGTCACCACCAACCAGGGCGGCCCGATCACCGTCGAGCTGGACCTGGCCGCCGCGCCGTGCGCCGCCGCGAGCATCGCCCACCTGGCCAGCCGGTCGTTCTACGACAACACCACCTGCCACGAGATCACCACCGAGGGCGCGCTGCGCTGCGGCGACCCCAGCGGCACCGACCTGGGCGGCCCCACCTACACGTTCTACGACGAGAACGTCCCGGCCGCCCCGTCGCCCAGCCCGGCGGCCGGTCAGCCGCCCGCGTACCCGAAGGGCACCGTGGCGATGATCGCCAACCCGCCGGGCGCCAACGGCAGCCAGTTCCTGATCTTCTTCAAGGACGCCAACCCGGCTCAGCCGGCCTATTCCGTGATCGGGAAGGTCACCGGCGGGCTCGACGTGGTCGAGAAGGTCGGCAAGCTCGAGACCGTGGACAATGGTTCCGGGGCGAAGGTCAAGCCGAAGACCGACGTGGTGATCCAGAGCCTCACCGTCGGCGAGCCGGCAACGGCGCCGGAGCCGGCCCCCGCGCCGAGCAGCCCGGCGGCCGGTGCGCCGTCGGCCTCGCCGAGCGCCGGCTGA
- the secF gene encoding protein translocase subunit SecF, whose protein sequence is MAKSGLANRLYRGEAGLDIVGRRKVWFTVAGVLVLLAILSFALRGFSLGIEFSGGNSFQVPASVGTLEQTEDKVRDALAGPGGGAELVTAQEVGGPSGDFYELRTSTLDAGESEAVKLALAEDFGLNPDQISANQVSEAWGSQVTSRALLGLVIFVALVTLYLILRFEWRMAAAAVASLFLNLIITAGIYSAVGFEVTPSTVIGFLTILGFALYDVVVVFDKVQENTRGITASNNQTYGEAANLAVNQSLMRSLNTSVVALLPVGGLLFIGAGLLGAGTLKDLGLVLFVGMAVAFLTSISLATPLLVLLKNQEPRIQAHNKRILARRGAIARGEVTPKGTPKAATEGDEPVDPEQAALAGVAPKVGARPAGKRPTGARGGRPAGGGGSRPGGKRR, encoded by the coding sequence ATGGCAAAGAGTGGTCTGGCGAACCGGCTCTACCGGGGCGAGGCCGGTCTCGACATCGTCGGCCGCCGCAAGGTCTGGTTCACCGTCGCCGGCGTGCTGGTCCTGCTGGCGATCCTCAGCTTCGCGCTGCGCGGTTTCAGCCTGGGCATCGAGTTCAGCGGCGGTAACTCCTTCCAGGTGCCGGCCAGCGTCGGCACCCTGGAGCAGACCGAGGACAAGGTCAGGGACGCGCTGGCCGGCCCGGGTGGCGGGGCCGAGCTGGTCACCGCCCAGGAGGTCGGCGGTCCGAGCGGCGACTTCTACGAGCTGCGCACCTCGACGCTGGACGCCGGGGAGTCCGAGGCGGTGAAGCTCGCGCTCGCCGAGGACTTCGGACTCAACCCGGACCAGATCAGCGCCAACCAGGTCAGCGAGGCGTGGGGCAGCCAGGTCACCTCCCGGGCCCTGCTCGGTCTGGTGATCTTCGTGGCGCTGGTCACCCTGTACCTGATCCTGCGGTTCGAGTGGCGGATGGCCGCCGCCGCGGTCGCCTCGCTCTTCCTGAACCTGATCATCACCGCCGGCATCTACTCCGCCGTCGGCTTCGAGGTCACCCCGTCCACGGTGATCGGTTTCCTCACCATTCTCGGCTTCGCGCTGTACGACGTGGTGGTGGTCTTCGACAAGGTGCAGGAGAACACCCGGGGGATCACCGCCAGCAACAACCAGACGTACGGGGAGGCGGCCAACCTGGCCGTCAACCAGAGCCTGATGCGGTCGCTGAACACCTCGGTGGTGGCGCTGCTGCCGGTCGGTGGTCTGCTCTTCATCGGTGCCGGCCTGCTCGGCGCGGGCACCCTGAAGGACCTCGGCCTGGTGCTCTTCGTCGGTATGGCGGTGGCCTTCCTGACGTCGATCTCGCTGGCCACCCCGCTGCTGGTGCTGCTGAAGAACCAGGAGCCCCGGATCCAGGCGCACAACAAGCGCATCCTGGCCCGGCGGGGCGCGATCGCCCGGGGCGAGGTGACCCCGAAGGGCACCCCGAAGGCCGCCACCGAGGGCGACGAGCCGGTCGACCCGGAGCAGGCGGCCCTGGCCGGCGTGGCCCCGAAGGTGGGTGCCCGACCGGCCGGCAAGCGGCCGACCGGCGCCCGCGGCGGCCGGCCGGCCGGTGGCGGCGGCAGCCGTCCCGGCGGCAAGCGCCGCTGA
- a CDS encoding PaaI family thioesterase, which translates to MTQTQDPTRSRTFSWSDPAANAAHVGRRGGLELLQAMIAGELAAPPVMHLMDMARMDVAEGWVAVELTPQEFHYNPLGTVHGGVISTLLDTAAACAVHTTLPAGVGYTSLDLNVKFLRAVTVASGTLRCEGTVLQRGRRTALAEARLTDAAGRLVAHATSSCLLFDLAHSPA; encoded by the coding sequence GTGACACAGACCCAGGACCCGACACGCAGCCGTACCTTCTCCTGGTCGGACCCGGCCGCCAACGCCGCCCACGTCGGCCGACGCGGCGGTCTCGAACTGCTCCAGGCGATGATCGCTGGCGAGCTGGCCGCGCCACCGGTCATGCACCTGATGGACATGGCCCGGATGGACGTCGCCGAGGGTTGGGTGGCCGTCGAGCTGACCCCACAGGAGTTCCACTACAACCCGCTGGGCACCGTGCACGGCGGGGTCATCTCGACGTTGCTCGACACCGCCGCCGCGTGCGCCGTGCACACCACGCTCCCCGCCGGCGTCGGCTACACCTCGCTCGACCTGAACGTGAAGTTCCTCCGCGCGGTCACCGTGGCATCGGGCACGCTGCGCTGCGAGGGCACCGTGCTGCAACGCGGGCGACGGACCGCCCTCGCCGAGGCCCGGCTGACCGACGCGGCCGGCCGCCTGGTCGCCCACGCCACGTCGAGCTGTCTGCTGTTCGACCTGGCCCACTCCCCCGCCTGA
- a CDS encoding winged helix-turn-helix transcriptional regulator — translation MRPEALDWSVENCTIGRAMAILGERWTVVVLREVFNGVRRFDDMRVRTGIPRQVLTNRLAGLVAQGVLRREPYREPGARVRHEYRLTPMGLDLWPVLVAVLAWGDRYLADPEGSPLRVRHRDCGAEVQVELRCAAGHEVTEPRDLVPRPGPGARRRAD, via the coding sequence ATGAGACCCGAGGCACTGGACTGGTCGGTGGAGAACTGCACCATCGGCCGGGCGATGGCGATCCTCGGCGAGCGGTGGACCGTGGTGGTGCTCCGCGAGGTGTTCAACGGGGTGCGCCGCTTCGACGACATGCGGGTGCGCACCGGCATCCCCCGGCAGGTGCTCACCAACCGGTTGGCCGGCCTGGTCGCCCAGGGGGTGCTGCGCCGGGAGCCGTACCGGGAACCGGGTGCGCGGGTGCGCCACGAGTACCGGCTCACCCCGATGGGCCTCGACCTGTGGCCGGTGCTGGTGGCGGTGCTCGCCTGGGGGGACCGCTACCTGGCCGACCCGGAGGGATCGCCGTTGCGCGTCCGGCACCGTGACTGCGGCGCGGAGGTACAAGTCGAGCTGCGTTGCGCTGCGGGACACGAGGTGACCGAGCCGCGTGACCTGGTGCCCCGGCCGGGCCCCGGCGCGCGCCGGCGCGCCGACTGA
- a CDS encoding peptidylprolyl isomerase, with product MTSTKERQRAAARARLEREMAERAARARKRRQVQAIVGAGAALLLVVAGTVWLVASLGDDDKATDTTAASGTSLCVWNEAPAEQRTPQTKDVGLPGTQQPNVGTQTMTIDTNLGPITARLNLADVPCTAASFTHLASKNFFDNTKCHRLVTEGLKVLQCGDPSATGKGYRDTDGTGGPQYRFAEENLPTDERPPYPEGVIAMANSGQPGSTGSQFFIVYGDSQLDPAYTVLGKITEGMDIVKKVGAAGHDNAFAQQAGGGHPKTETIIKKITMSEIQK from the coding sequence GTGACGTCCACGAAAGAGCGGCAGCGCGCGGCGGCGCGGGCCCGACTCGAGCGGGAGATGGCCGAGCGTGCGGCCAGGGCCCGTAAGCGCCGGCAGGTTCAGGCGATCGTCGGAGCCGGGGCGGCCCTGCTGCTCGTCGTCGCCGGCACGGTGTGGCTCGTCGCGAGCCTCGGTGACGACGACAAGGCCACCGACACCACCGCCGCGTCCGGTACGTCCCTCTGCGTGTGGAACGAGGCCCCGGCCGAGCAGCGGACCCCGCAGACCAAGGACGTCGGCCTGCCCGGGACGCAGCAGCCGAACGTGGGCACCCAGACGATGACCATCGACACCAACCTGGGCCCGATCACCGCCCGGCTCAACCTCGCCGACGTGCCCTGCACGGCGGCCAGCTTCACCCACCTGGCCAGCAAGAACTTCTTCGACAACACGAAGTGCCACCGGCTGGTGACCGAGGGGCTCAAGGTGCTGCAGTGCGGTGACCCGAGCGCCACCGGCAAGGGCTACCGGGACACCGACGGCACCGGCGGCCCGCAGTACCGGTTCGCCGAGGAGAACCTGCCCACCGACGAGCGCCCCCCGTACCCGGAGGGCGTCATCGCGATGGCCAACTCCGGGCAGCCGGGCAGCACCGGCAGCCAGTTCTTCATCGTGTACGGCGACTCGCAGCTCGACCCGGCCTACACCGTGCTCGGGAAGATCACCGAGGGCATGGACATCGTGAAGAAGGTCGGCGCGGCCGGGCACGACAACGCGTTCGCCCAGCAGGCCGGGGGTGGTCACCCGAAGACGGAGACCATCATCAAGAAGATCACCATGAGCGAGATCCAGAAGTGA